From Antennarius striatus isolate MH-2024 chromosome 9, ASM4005453v1, whole genome shotgun sequence, one genomic window encodes:
- the ptpn23a gene encoding tyrosine-protein phosphatase non-receptor type 23, which produces MEAVPRMPMIWLDLKEAGEFQFSPSVRQFILKNYGENPDNYNEQLKKLETLRQSAVNVTRDFEGCSTLRKYFGQLHYLQSRVPMGTGQEAAVPISWTEIFSGKTVTHDDISYEQACILYNLGALHSMLGAMDNRVSEEGMKVSCTHFQCSAGAFSYLRDHFSHSFSVDMSHQILNLNINLMLGQAQECLLEKSMLDNRKSFLVARISAQVVDYYKEACRALENSETASMLGKIQKDWKKLVQMKIYYFAAIAHLHMGKQAEEQQKYGERLAYLQSSLDKLSEAIKLAKGQPDSVQEALRFTMDIIGGKFNSAKKDNDFIYHESIPSLETLASVKGAPLVKALPVNPTDPSVTGPDLFAKLVPMAAHEASSLYSEEKAKLLRDVMAKIESKNETLEQFMDSLGLEPESVDNLDMYSHIPPVLMEKCAALSVRPDTVKNLIQSMQGLSGVFTDVESSLREIRDVLEADEAGERALQEVCGPAAGDIHPASQGQALAEIRRDLEKYMEAHEKASFTNTELHRAMNLHISNLRLLGGPLETLKEALPRPQLSEEEVAGLQCMKRILGKVQEMREQRSSLEKQLRDLIQQDDITSTLVTTERADMKHVFEEQLKKYEQVKVYIDQNLAAQENILKALTEANVQYATVRKGLTQTEQQWNSTVQGLVGSYEAYEDLIKKSQEGKDFYDDLEAKASRLLEKAKTLSQTRAEERKPALEKETQKKPPARPTAAKPSLKPKASDVDSACSSLEDQELAQLSAAILALGGDLPEELRSLPPDIPSFPTSAAHLPGPEAFAPPSVNLGGSSSLPWPGAPAAGVPRFPANLPPPELLARIAQFPTSGGLAAQGPLPQGPLPQIPPQFPPPAAVSGYRPPTPQTLRPVAPAPVRPSTTTVDSIQAPIPSYTPTPQHPVPPAVSTGYTVPPQLGAYPHFIPRPGMPFHTSASQPQQQKQPQQYPQSVGQPLTQRYQPGPRAVSGPPPPHQTQQGYPHGYMPPQPGVPPQYQQAFPGHLQQNGYQPPPQIPQGYQTPQGYVPQQHPQMMPRPPQPPTSQPPPVSQAYPPHPNHQMPPRLPHQHMLPQQQQISMPSNAQTMVPHSHMQVPGGPRAQMPPGSQPMPPVTQNYMLPSSQPPHPALHPQLPPGSQPHMVPGPRVHLPRGPLPQMPPNVLPPQHQPHPSQAAIPNMPQQQIRMPSQPQALPSHSVGMCYPGGAPVMPQQPLAPQPAASLQPQVPHPIIHPQPSPLYPSAPGANIPPNAPQQPTTMGPHGPHIPPPQHMIQPSPGGPPGSQQTNTVPPAPSPAPSPSPSPGPASLGLNSQQRPPPVPTPGGTAPPSLPSPSSVSPSTSLFLRQNSSTDDLLSSSPESQPGGTKAPTNVLQPTKADPQDGERRKKSSQAVLLIQGDPYQTPERVAHLYGALERYRSQVDSLEHPSQHEGGLSVLDARWKELQDQQEKDARQLSIAIARCYTMKNRHQDVMPYDLNRVVLQSGKDDYINASYVEDLSPYCPRLIATQAPLTGTAADFWLMVYEQKVSLVVMLVSEQELEKGKVVRYFPTERGQQLSQGPITLSLTTQKATPTHVERMISLQYRDQSLKRTVVHLQFTSWPELGLPDSKGNLLRFIQEVHGHYLHQRPLHTPVVVHCSSGVGRTGAFCLLYAALQELEAGNGIPELPLLVKKMRQQRKNMLQEKLHLKFCYEAVLKHAEQVLQRHGVTSAPCSRNSNTAAAKPYSRQESQQDLVLGGDMPISSIQATIAKLSIRPPSATDPAMEAPCGLEEPVGPDLDPPGVVQETTDPPPPPSFSPPLPSPIETPPPNGLDAASPCTPPIPEAPPSVSPPPSSLELLASLTPEAFSMEGGGKGKQRVTKQSFLQPSEGQGLHGTRGGEEGDDPLSSLDPLWSLKH; this is translated from the exons GGGCCTTACACTCCATGTTGGGAGCCATGGATAACAGGGTATCTGAGgag GGCATGAAGGTGTCCTGCACACACTTCCAGTGCTCGGCGGGGGCCTTCTCCTACCTGAGAGACCATTTCAGCCACAGCTTCAGCGTCGACATGAGCCACCAGATCCTGAACCTCAACATCAACCTCATGCTG GGCCAGGCTCAGGAGTGTCTCTTGGAGAAATCCATGCTCGACAACAGGAAGAGTTTTCTCGTTGCTCGGATCAGCGCTCAG GTGGTGGATTACTACAAAGAGGCCTGCAGGGCGCTGGAGAACTCTGAAACAGCATCCATGCTGGGAAAGATCCAGAAGGACTGGAAGAAGCTGGTCCAGATGAAGATCTACTACTTCGCTGCGATTGCCCAT CTTCACATGGGAAAACaagcagaggagcagcagaagtACGGAGAGCGG ttgGCTTATCTGCAGAGCTCTTTGGACAAACTCAGTGAAGCCATCAAACTGGCCAAG GGTCAGCCTGACAGCGTGCAGGAAGCCTTGAGGTTCACCATGGACATCATCGGGGGAAA GTTCAACTCCGCCAAGAAAGACAATGACTTCATCTACCACGAGTCGATCCCGTCTCTGGAGACTCTGGCTTCCGTCAAAG GGGCCCCCTTGGTGAAAGCTCTGCCAGTTAACCCCACAGACCCCAGTGTTACTGGACCAGACCTGTTTGCCAAGTTGGTTCCAATGGCAGCCCACGAGGCTTCATCTCTGTACAG TGAAGAGAAGGCCAAGCTGCTGAGGGACGTCATGGCCAAGATAGAGAGCAAGAATGAAACGCTAGA GCAGTTCATGGACTCTCTGGGCCTGGAACCAGAGTCGGTGGACAACCTGGACATGTACAGCCACATCCCTCCGGTCctgatggagaagtgtgctgctCTGAGTGTCAGACCAGACACCGTCAAGAACCTCATCCAGTCCATGCAGG GGCTTTCGGGTGTCTTCACCGACGTGGAGTCCTCACTGAGGGAAATCCGAGACGTGCTGGAGGCAGACGAGGCCGGAGAACGAGCCCTGCAGGAGGTTTGTGGCCCCGCTGCAGGTGATATCCACCCAGCCAGTCAGGGCCAGGCTCTGGCTGAGATACGCAGGGACCTGGAGAAGTATATGGAGGCCCATGAGAAAGCCAGCTTTACAAACACTGAGCTCCACCGGGCCATGAATCTGCACATCAGCAACCTACGTCTACTAGGGGGGCCGCTGGAAACCCTGAAAGAGGCTCTGCCACGCCCCCAGCTCAGTGAAG AGGAAGTAGCCGGGCTTCAGTGCATGAAGCGAATCCTTGGGAAGGTGCAGGAAATGAGGGAACAGAGGAGCTCCTTGGAGAAGCAGCTGCGCGACCTGATCCAGCAGGACGACATCACGTCCACACTCGTCACCACGGAAAGGGCCGACATGAAG CATGTATTTgaggagcagctgaagaagtACGAGCAGGTGAAGGTGTACATTGACCAGAATCTGGCAGCTCAAGAGAACATCTTGAAGGCCTTGACAGAGGCCAACGTCCAGTACGCCACAGTCCGTAAGGGCCTGACCCAGACTGAGCAGCAGTGGAACAGCACCGTGCAGGGATTGGTCGGCTCCTACGAAGCCTACGAGGACCTGATCAAGAAGTCGCAGGAGGGGAAAGACTTCTACGATGACCTGGAGGCCAAAGCGTCACGTCTTCTGGAGAAAGCCAAGACCTTGTCTCAGACGAGGGCAGAAGAGAGGAAACCTGCCCTGGAAAA agAGACTCAGAAGAAGCCCCCAGCTCGCCCTACAGCAGCGAAGCCCTCCTTGAAGCCAAAGGCTTCGGATGTTGACTCTGCCTGCTCCAGCCTGGAGGACCAGGAGTTAGCCCAACTCAGTGCTGCCATCTTGGCCTTGGGGGGCGATCTCCCTGAGGAACTCCGGAGCCTCCCTCCTGACATTCCTTCCTTTCCCACCTCTGCAGCTCATCTGCCAGGTCCTGAGGCTTTTGCCCCCCCTAGTGTTAACCTGGGCGGCAGCAGCTCTCTGCCATGGCCTGGCGCTCCTGCTGCGGGTGTTCCCCGTTTCCCTGCCAACTTGCCTCCTCCGGAGCTCCTGGCACGGATTGCACAGTTTCCTACGTCGGGAGGTCTGGCAGCTCAGGGACCTCTGCCACAGGGACCCCTCCCCCAGATACCTCCGCAGTTCCCACCCCCGGCAGCTGTGTCAGGTTACCGGCCACCCACCCCTCAGACCCTACGACCTGTGGCCCCCGCCCCTGTCCGGCCCTCAACAACCACGGTGGATAGCATCCAAGCGCCAATCCCCAGCTACACCCCCACTCCGCAACACCCTGTTCCCCCTGCTGTATCAACCGGCTATACTGTACCCCCACAGTTGGGGGCGTACCCCCACTTCATTCCCCGACCAGGAATGCCCTTTCACACCTCAGCGTCCCAACcgcagcagcagaaacagccCCAGCAGTACCCCCAGTCTGTCGGGCAACCGCTGACCCAAAGGTACCAGCCTGGACCGAGGGCCGTTTCTGGGCCTCCCCCTCCCCATCAGACCCAGCAAGGCTACCCCCATGGCTACATGCCCCCCCAACCAGGTGTTCCCCCACAGTATCAGCAGGCATTTCCGGGTCATCTGCAACAAAACGGCTATCAGCCCCCGCCTCAGATACCCCAGGGCTACCAGACTCCACAGGGCTACGTACCCCAGCAACACCCCCAGATGATGCCCAGGCCACCTCAACCTCCAACTTCCCAACCTCCACCTGTGTCTCAAGCTTACCCGCCCCATCCCAACCATCAGATGCCCCCTAGACTCCCTCACCAACACATGTTGCCCCAACAACAGCAAATATCAATGCCCTCAAATGCCCAAACAATGGTGCCCCATTCACACATGCAGGTACCAGGTGGTCCAAGAGCCCAGATGCCCCCTGGTAGTCAGCCAATGCCCCCAGTCACACAGAACTACATGCTCCCCAGTAGCCAGCCCCCCCACCCGGCCCTGCACCCACAGCTGCCCCCTGGTTCCCAACCCCACATGGTGCCTGGTCCACGGGTGCACCTGCCAAGGGGCCCATTGCCACAGATGCCCCCTAATGTACTACCCCCTCAACATCAGCCCCACCCATCCCAGGCAGCCATTCCAAACATGCCCCAGCAGCAAATACGGATGCCGAGCCAACCACAGGCTCTGCCCTCACATTCTGTGGGCATGTGCTACCCTGGGGGGGCTCCAGTGATGCCACAACAGCCCCTGGCACCACAACCTGCAGCTTCCTTACAACCTCAGGTCCCCCACCCCATAATCCACCCTCAGCCCTCTCCTTTGTACCCTTCAGCTCCAGGAGCTAACATACCCCCAAATGCCCCCCAGCAGCCCACCACAATGGGCCCACACGGTCCTCACATACCCCCCCCTCAGCACATGATCCAACCCTCCCCTGGGGGCCCCCCAGGGTCTCAGCAAACCAACACTGTCCCTCCTGCCCCTTCACCCGCCCCCTCTCCGTCTCCCTCCCCAGGTCCTGCTTCTCTGGGCCTGAACTCCCAGCAGAGACCCCCACCGGTACCCACACCTGGGGGTACGGCCCCGccctcccttccctccccctcctccgtCTCGCCGTCCACATCCCTGTTCCTGCGCCAGAACTCCAGCACGGACGACCTCCTGTCCTCCAGCCCCGAGAGCCAGCCGGGGGGCACCAAGGCCCCAACCAACGTCCTCCAGCCCACCAAAGCCGACCCCCAGGATGGGGAGCGGCGGAAAAAGAGCTCGCAGGCGGTGCTGCTGATCCAGGGAGACCCCTACCAGACCCCGGAGCGGGTGGCCCACCTCTACGGGGCGCTGGAGCGCTACCGGTCCCAGGTGGACTCCCTGGAGCACCCCTCCCAACACGAAGGGGGGCTGTCTGTGCTGGACGCCCGCTGGAAAGAGCTGCAGGACCAGCAGGAGAAGGACGCCCGGCAGCTGTCCATCGCCATCGCCCGCTGCTACACCATGAAGAACCGGCACCAGGATGTCATGCCCTACGACCTCAACCGGGTGGTGCTGCAGTCGGGCAAAGACGACTACATCAACGCCAGCTACGTGGAGGACTTGTCGCCCTACTGCCCCCGCCTGATCGCCACGCAGGCGCCGCTCACTGGCACAGCGGCCGACTTCTGGCTGATGGTGTACGAGCAGAAGGTGTCGCTGGTGGTGATGCTGGTGTCggagcaggagctggagaag GGTAAAGTCGTCCGCTACTTCCCGACGGAGCGTGGCCAGCAGCTCTCTCAGGGACCAATCACGCTCAGCCTGACCACGCAgaaggccacgcccacacacgTGGAGCGCATGATCAGCCTGCAGTACCGCGACCAGAGCCTGAAGCGCACCGTCGTCCACCTGCAGTTCACCTCCTGGCCGGAGCT GGGTCTCCCCGACAGCAAGGGCAACCTGCTGCGCTTCATCCAGGAGGTCCACGGACACTACCTCCACCAGAGGCCCCTGCACACACCTGTGGTGGTGCACTGCAG CTCCGGCGTGGGGCGCACCGGCGCCTTCTGTCTGCTGTACGCGGCGCTACAGGAGCTGGAGGCAGGAAACGGAATCCCAGAACTCCCCCTGctggtgaagaagatgaggcAACAGAGGAAGAACATGCTGCAGGAGAAG CTCCACCTGAAGTTCTGCTATGAGGCCGTATTGAAGCATGCAGAGCAGGTCCTCCAGAGACACGGGgtcaccagcgccccctgcagcCGGAACAGCAACACTGCAGCCGCCAAG CCGTACTCCAGACAGGAGTCCCAGCAGGATCTGGTCCTGGGGGGCGACATGCCCATCAGCTCCATCCAGGCCACCATCGCCAAGCTGAGCATCAGACCCCCCAGCGCCACCGACCCGGCCATGGAGGCCCCGTGTGGCCTGGAGGAGCCGGTCGGCCCCGACCTGGACCCGCCGGGGGTCGTCCAGGAAACCACAGACCCCCCACCGCCTCCCTCCTTCAGCCCACCCCTCCCCTCGCCCATCGAGACTCCGCCCCCCAACGGCCTTGACGCCGCCTCCCCCTGCACACCGCCGATCCCGGAGGCCCCGCCCAGCGTCAGCCCGCCCCCCTCGTCCTTGGAGCTGCTGGCCTCCCTGACCCCCGAGGCCTTCTccatggagggaggggggaagggGAAGCAGCGGGTGACCAAGCAGAGCTTCCTGCAGCCGTCGGAGGGTCAGGGGCTCCACGGGACgcgggggggggaggagggggacgaCCCCCTGAGCAGCCTGGACCCCCTGTGGAGCCTCAAGCACTGA